A single Natranaerobius thermophilus JW/NM-WN-LF DNA region contains:
- a CDS encoding tetratricopeptide repeat protein, giving the protein MFEFEHEFEKIFDELSKIEEHIEQDPEKKDDNDITERLLKLRREIDKCIGYWLQFEEKLWYLQDEYGIDIPDQLDDSLISAYLGISNEEVSNLELLNSFSKSTEEYDEELVDKLSSMKEAYRNKDHEKNHSNEVNSEQNKDNKSIHSFRKGLGYFNLAMLEEAKNEFEQVVSEEPNMIMGHYFLGLAYFYKSEYDKALKKFRLVVELVEDEEILALAYNAIGNIYVDKEEQEKALTNYLRACDYTESFPDIYFNCGAIYFNLGDFLQSVKYFQKALQITSNNSDWELHLYIGKAYTYLGDLDKALKHLKKALRIEPKNEEIHFELGLIYQLKQEQYLAAKEYERAKQLSQKKSEQ; this is encoded by the coding sequence TTGTTTGAATTTGAACATGAGTTTGAAAAGATTTTCGATGAGTTATCAAAAATAGAAGAGCATATAGAACAGGATCCCGAGAAAAAGGATGATAATGATATTACTGAGCGGTTGTTAAAATTAAGAAGAGAAATAGATAAGTGTATAGGGTACTGGTTACAATTTGAAGAAAAACTTTGGTATCTACAAGACGAATACGGGATTGATATTCCTGATCAACTGGATGATAGTTTGATTTCAGCATATTTAGGTATTTCTAATGAAGAGGTTTCTAACTTAGAGTTATTAAATTCCTTTTCTAAAAGTACCGAAGAATATGATGAGGAACTGGTTGATAAATTGTCAAGTATGAAAGAGGCTTATAGAAATAAAGACCACGAGAAAAATCATTCCAATGAAGTTAATTCTGAGCAAAATAAAGATAATAAAAGTATTCATTCTTTTAGAAAAGGTCTTGGTTATTTTAATTTAGCCATGTTAGAAGAGGCCAAAAACGAATTTGAACAAGTAGTATCCGAAGAACCAAATATGATTATGGGTCATTATTTCTTAGGATTAGCGTATTTTTATAAGAGTGAATATGATAAAGCCTTAAAAAAATTTCGCCTAGTTGTTGAATTGGTAGAGGATGAGGAAATCCTAGCATTAGCCTATAACGCCATAGGTAACATATATGTGGATAAAGAAGAACAAGAGAAAGCACTTACTAATTACCTTAGGGCATGTGACTATACTGAGAGTTTTCCGGATATCTATTTTAATTGTGGTGCTATTTATTTTAATCTTGGAGACTTTCTTCAAAGTGTAAAATACTTTCAAAAAGCTTTACAGATAACGTCAAATAATAGCGATTGGGAACTTCACTTATATATAGGAAAAGCATACACCTACTTAGGGGATCTAGATAAAGCATTAAAACATCTTAAAAAGGCTTTAAGAATAGAACCCAAAAATGAAGAAATTCACTTTGAATTAGGTCTCATTTATCAACTCAAACAGGAGCAATATCTAGCCGCAAAAGAGTACGAAAGGGCAAAACAACTATCCCAGAAAAAATCTGAGCAATAA
- a CDS encoding DNA-directed RNA polymerase subunit beta: MKISNLIIVLILIVAAFGIGFLVGFSYIGDSPAGLFDPETWRTFIHRLRSF, translated from the coding sequence ATGAAAATTTCAAATTTGATTATAGTCTTAATTTTAATAGTAGCTGCTTTTGGTATAGGTTTTCTAGTCGGTTTTAGTTACATTGGAGATAGTCCAGCAGGGCTTTTTGACCCTGAAACCTGGAGAACTTTTATTCATAGGTTGAGATCTTTTTAA
- a CDS encoding Mur ligase family protein, which produces MPDNVSLRALIENYPIKSIVMPGNSGNIKQALDDIKISGLNYHSQNVSQNELFFCLTGHQYDGHAFAEKAYNKGAVALIVEREIPHIPLLQVVVENSRRALSHLSAKFYQHPSKSMNMIGITSTNGKTTTTYMIDQILSSNKPTGLLGTVIVKLGEETKESDLTTPESLDLQRYLASMKRKNINYCTMEVSSSGLELERVSAVDYDIAIINNISRDHIDQHGSFENYFAAKQRLVEEIQEDKRAVINVDCENACKMINYTKAKVITYSVKGIDATIGIDNLDLSSGSASFDLVINRGFSTLSGKWIKPGRFKIKLKVLGLHNVYNATSAAISTLLLDEPITRIQSELAKFSGVERRFQLIFDKKFKIIDDHFANPGNIEVTMETLGKMDFNNLKILYAIRGGRGKTVNEENTKALIKWLKKLNLQEVYVTSSDEIVGIENKVTMTERDTTLSLLKSAGIRVRYFSQLRSAIKSVIIERHLQTGDVLLLAGCQGMDPGARLVLNLIYNRLTKNQQKYWGDEILAPLKHRVAGMNCNISKPI; this is translated from the coding sequence ATGCCTGATAATGTTAGTTTAAGGGCTTTAATAGAAAATTATCCTATAAAAAGCATAGTCATGCCTGGTAATTCTGGAAATATTAAGCAAGCCCTAGACGATATCAAAATATCCGGTTTAAATTATCATTCCCAAAATGTTTCCCAAAATGAGTTATTTTTTTGTTTAACGGGCCATCAATACGATGGCCATGCTTTTGCAGAAAAAGCCTACAACAAAGGGGCAGTTGCATTAATAGTTGAGCGAGAAATCCCCCATATTCCTCTCTTGCAAGTAGTAGTTGAAAATTCAAGACGAGCCCTTTCTCATCTTAGTGCTAAGTTTTATCAACATCCTTCCAAGTCTATGAATATGATAGGAATTACTTCTACTAATGGTAAAACAACTACCACTTACATGATTGATCAAATTCTTAGCAGCAACAAACCCACGGGCTTATTGGGAACTGTTATAGTAAAATTAGGAGAAGAGACAAAGGAATCGGATTTAACCACCCCTGAATCTTTAGATCTCCAAAGATACTTAGCTTCTATGAAAAGAAAAAATATCAATTATTGTACTATGGAAGTATCTTCTTCAGGATTAGAACTGGAACGGGTTTCTGCCGTGGACTATGATATCGCTATAATTAATAACATCTCGAGGGACCATATTGACCAACACGGCTCTTTCGAAAACTATTTTGCAGCTAAACAGCGTTTAGTAGAAGAAATTCAGGAAGATAAAAGGGCTGTTATTAATGTTGATTGTGAAAATGCCTGTAAAATGATTAATTACACTAAAGCGAAAGTTATAACTTATAGTGTAAAAGGCATAGATGCTACAATTGGAATTGACAATCTGGATTTATCATCAGGAAGTGCCAGTTTTGATCTAGTTATCAATAGAGGTTTCTCTACTCTATCGGGCAAATGGATAAAACCAGGTCGATTTAAAATCAAATTAAAAGTATTGGGCCTTCATAATGTCTATAATGCTACTTCTGCTGCTATATCGACATTATTATTGGATGAACCTATAACTCGGATACAGTCAGAGCTGGCTAAATTTTCAGGTGTAGAACGCAGATTCCAACTGATATTTGACAAAAAATTCAAAATTATAGATGATCACTTTGCCAATCCCGGAAATATTGAAGTCACCATGGAAACCCTAGGAAAGATGGATTTTAATAACCTAAAAATTTTATATGCCATTAGAGGTGGTAGAGGTAAGACTGTTAATGAGGAAAATACTAAGGCTTTAATTAAATGGCTAAAAAAATTAAACCTTCAAGAAGTTTATGTAACATCAAGTGATGAAATAGTGGGAATTGAGAATAAAGTTACGATGACAGAAAGAGATACCACCCTTTCTCTTTTGAAATCAGCTGGAATAAGGGTTAGATATTTCTCTCAACTAAGATCAGCTATTAAGTCTGTTATTATTGAAAGACATTTACAAACTGGCGATGTTCTCTTACTAGCTGGATGTCAAGGTATGGATCCGGGTGCTAGACTAGTTTTAAATTTAATATACAATAGACTAACCAAAAATCAGCAAAAATACTGGGGTGACGAGATCTTAGCGCCTTTAAAGCATAGGGTCGCAGGTATGAATTGTAATATTTCTAAGCCGATATAA
- a CDS encoding CheR family methyltransferase, with the protein MTDTAFETFKSKVYQKTGIDLNQYKQKQMKRRLTTLMSKRGYSSYDDYWLALQRDEKLYREFLDRITINVSEFFRNPQRWNVLEETILPKIIKQKGKDEKLKIWSAACSTGEEPYSLAMVLKEFFPPSQFDILATDLDETVLNQARKGVYSEERIKEVNSDRLFKYFNQEDKLYHVKDEIKKCVNFKKHNLLKDPYDKNFDLILCRNVMIYFTEEAKSILYKNFYQALAPGGVLFVGSTEQIFNASKLGFQSIATFFYQK; encoded by the coding sequence TTGACTGATACAGCTTTTGAAACATTTAAATCTAAAGTTTATCAAAAAACAGGAATTGATCTTAATCAATATAAACAAAAACAGATGAAAAGGCGATTAACAACATTAATGAGTAAACGAGGATACTCATCTTATGATGACTATTGGTTGGCATTACAAAGGGACGAAAAACTTTATAGAGAATTTTTAGATCGGATTACAATTAACGTATCAGAATTTTTTAGGAATCCCCAAAGATGGAATGTATTAGAAGAAACTATCTTACCTAAAATAATTAAACAAAAGGGGAAGGATGAGAAATTAAAAATTTGGAGTGCTGCATGTTCGACAGGAGAAGAGCCATATTCTCTGGCGATGGTTCTAAAAGAGTTTTTTCCACCATCACAATTTGATATTTTAGCTACTGACCTAGATGAAACTGTTTTGAATCAAGCACGTAAAGGAGTTTATTCAGAAGAAAGAATTAAAGAGGTGAACTCTGACAGATTATTTAAATATTTTAATCAAGAAGATAAACTATATCACGTTAAGGACGAAATAAAAAAATGTGTCAATTTTAAAAAACACAATCTCTTAAAAGACCCATATGATAAAAACTTCGATCTCATACTTTGTCGTAATGTTATGATCTACTTCACGGAAGAAGCAAAAAGCATTCTATATAAAAATTTCTACCAAGCTTTAGCTCCCGGGGGAGTCTTATTTGTAGGGAGTACTGAACAAATATTTAACGCCAGTAAATTAGGATTTCAATCAATAGCCACATTTTTCTATCAAAAATAA
- the ndk gene encoding nucleoside-diphosphate kinase, with amino-acid sequence MSSQNEQTFVMVKPDGVERGLVGEIISRLENKRLNLRKITMLEVSKELAQTHYQEHRDKPFFNDLINYITSGPVVAMVWEGDNVIEVVRKLIGDTDPKKAAPGTIRGDLALDITYNLVHGSDSEDTAKREINLFFRPTN; translated from the coding sequence ATGTCATCACAAAATGAACAAACCTTTGTTATGGTTAAACCCGATGGGGTAGAGAGGGGATTAGTCGGAGAGATAATTTCTCGACTAGAGAATAAGAGATTGAACTTAAGGAAGATAACCATGTTAGAAGTCTCTAAAGAGTTAGCCCAAACCCATTATCAAGAACATAGGGACAAACCCTTTTTTAACGATTTAATCAATTACATAACAAGTGGACCAGTGGTTGCTATGGTATGGGAGGGAGATAATGTCATTGAGGTTGTTCGTAAGTTGATAGGGGATACGGACCCTAAAAAAGCTGCACCAGGTACCATTAGAGGTGATTTAGCTTTAGATATAACTTATAACTTAGTTCACGGGTCTGATAGTGAAGATACTGCAAAAAGAGAAATTAATTTATTTTTTCGACCGACGAACTAA
- a CDS encoding phytoene desaturase family protein has product MRVGIVGAGPSGLAAGMLLASKGFQVSIYEKNTQIGGKCSVMNDQDGKFTFDLGPTYFIMPFVLEDIFWQCNKNLHNYVDLKLLEPFYQIIYQDGSRLYPRRNYKRLKENIHQFSSADVSGLDKFLDDNSKKYENLFYALRAGYSNFKNLPKWNLISNFAHLKPFTNFWKDLEQYFENDKVKFGFTFQTKYVGRSFHKCPSLYSILSYLEYSMGVFHVMGGLNKLSKAMGKVIEELGGQIYLNCEVKQINTSDNQAKEIVLKDGSSKELDEVICATNDLNHIMKLVNKSERKKDLKVSSDVNYSYSKMVMYLGLSKTFYNLMHHSIIVPENFWDTFEELNKGEIPEDPIISVQNPCVTDPSLAEGDRSVMQLSVAVPNLNTNINWNEILIKKLQTKIINCVEKHLEIKDIEKYIEFQDIKSPQDWYENFNSPYGACFGKISNLKEILGINVNNNLTFWNNLWITGSLAISGNNLALTYEAGRSVAHEIIKKYGIEPPELVNPPVSHFQEED; this is encoded by the coding sequence TTGCGTGTTGGTATTGTTGGAGCAGGTCCAAGCGGTTTAGCTGCCGGAATGTTATTAGCTTCAAAAGGTTTTCAAGTATCTATCTATGAAAAAAATACTCAGATTGGTGGAAAATGTAGTGTTATGAATGACCAAGACGGAAAATTCACCTTTGATTTAGGCCCAACTTATTTTATAATGCCTTTTGTTCTTGAAGATATTTTTTGGCAGTGCAATAAAAATCTGCATAATTATGTAGATTTAAAGTTATTAGAACCTTTTTATCAGATAATATATCAAGATGGTTCCAGGTTATATCCTCGCAGAAACTATAAGCGATTAAAAGAAAATATTCATCAGTTTAGCAGTGCCGATGTTTCCGGACTGGATAAATTCTTAGATGACAATAGTAAAAAATATGAAAATCTTTTTTATGCTCTCAGAGCTGGTTACTCTAATTTTAAAAACTTACCAAAATGGAATTTAATTAGTAATTTTGCACATCTCAAACCATTCACTAATTTTTGGAAAGATTTAGAACAGTATTTTGAGAATGACAAGGTAAAATTTGGTTTTACATTTCAGACTAAATATGTTGGTAGATCCTTTCATAAATGCCCTTCATTATATAGCATTCTCTCATATCTTGAATATAGTATGGGTGTTTTTCATGTGATGGGAGGGCTAAATAAATTATCAAAAGCTATGGGAAAGGTCATTGAAGAGTTGGGAGGGCAAATTTATTTAAATTGTGAAGTAAAACAAATAAACACAAGTGACAATCAAGCTAAGGAAATTGTTTTAAAAGACGGTTCGTCCAAAGAGCTCGATGAAGTGATATGTGCTACAAACGATTTGAATCATATAATGAAGTTAGTCAATAAGTCGGAAAGAAAAAAGGATCTGAAAGTGTCTAGTGATGTAAACTATTCATACTCAAAAATGGTTATGTACCTGGGATTATCAAAAACTTTCTATAATCTCATGCATCACAGCATAATTGTCCCTGAAAATTTCTGGGATACCTTTGAAGAACTTAATAAAGGTGAGATACCAGAAGATCCTATTATATCCGTCCAAAACCCTTGTGTAACAGATCCTAGTTTGGCAGAGGGCGATAGGTCTGTAATGCAGTTGTCCGTCGCTGTACCTAATTTGAACACTAATATTAACTGGAATGAAATATTGATTAAAAAATTACAAACTAAGATAATTAACTGTGTTGAAAAACATTTAGAAATCAAAGACATTGAAAAGTATATTGAGTTTCAAGATATTAAGTCTCCCCAAGATTGGTACGAAAACTTTAATAGCCCCTATGGGGCATGTTTCGGTAAAATTTCAAATTTAAAAGAAATACTTGGTATAAATGTGAATAATAACCTCACGTTTTGGAACAATTTATGGATAACAGGCTCTTTAGCTATATCTGGAAATAACCTGGCTTTAACTTACGAAGCTGGTCGAAGTGTAGCGCACGAAATAATAAAAAAATATGGGATTGAACCACCTGAACTAGTAAATCCACCGGTTTCACATTTCCAAGAAGAAGATTAA
- a CDS encoding MATE family efflux transporter, with translation MRFDLGEQKRRNLILEGNLLKVLWFLSWPVTIQLVVNNVVRVTGTKMVGVLGSDAIAAVGIAQQVLMGVSVPAMGLSMSATAVVANYFGEKNYTGTLYAIGQIILIALLLSGFTTFIGLKYGDNILLLLGAEEQLLQLSHNYLKILFAASFVLITKFPLWGIFQGLGDTRIPMKMDLFSNALNVSGNYTFIFGLGPIPSLGLTGAAVGSVLADAVILVRAIGELAKKISGLVLSFYDLFKIRLAIMKKIIKIGVPATLHGFIQMSSNILLIMMMTRIPGGTDVVSAYSVGMVVFGLTTFPAASIATVAASMVGVNLGNSDQNRAISSGFTCAITGAMVITFTAILTRVFAPELLKFFVKDLSVIKIGDSLLKTLSLVMPVHALGIVFSRGMQGAGDAKTPFIIAALTGVGARVPLAYIFTFSMGMQSKGIWLAIAVTQVISAVILTYKFKTVVRKRAENIKNY, from the coding sequence ATGAGATTTGATTTAGGCGAACAAAAGAGAAGAAATTTAATCTTGGAAGGCAATCTATTAAAAGTACTTTGGTTTCTTTCATGGCCTGTAACTATCCAATTAGTAGTGAACAATGTTGTTAGAGTTACGGGTACTAAAATGGTAGGTGTCTTAGGGTCTGATGCAATTGCTGCAGTAGGAATTGCACAACAAGTCCTTATGGGTGTATCTGTACCAGCTATGGGGTTATCTATGAGTGCTACTGCAGTTGTTGCAAATTATTTCGGAGAAAAAAATTACACAGGAACTTTATATGCAATTGGACAAATTATATTAATAGCTCTATTATTATCTGGTTTTACAACTTTTATCGGTTTAAAATACGGTGACAATATTTTATTATTACTCGGAGCAGAAGAACAATTATTACAATTAAGCCATAACTATTTAAAAATTTTGTTTGCAGCTTCCTTTGTTCTAATAACCAAGTTTCCACTTTGGGGGATTTTTCAAGGATTAGGTGATACAAGGATTCCGATGAAAATGGATCTTTTTTCTAATGCTTTGAATGTATCAGGAAATTATACTTTTATTTTTGGCCTTGGTCCAATCCCTTCTCTGGGATTAACGGGTGCTGCAGTTGGTAGTGTATTGGCTGATGCGGTTATACTTGTGAGAGCTATAGGAGAATTAGCCAAAAAAATCTCGGGATTAGTTCTCAGCTTTTATGATTTATTTAAGATACGTTTGGCAATTATGAAGAAAATAATTAAAATTGGTGTACCAGCTACTTTACATGGTTTTATTCAGATGAGTAGCAATATTTTACTTATCATGATGATGACTCGTATCCCGGGAGGTACTGATGTGGTGTCTGCATATTCAGTAGGAATGGTTGTATTTGGCTTAACTACATTTCCTGCAGCTTCAATAGCAACTGTAGCAGCTTCAATGGTAGGTGTTAATTTGGGGAATTCAGATCAAAACAGGGCTATCTCTAGTGGTTTTACCTGTGCAATTACCGGTGCAATGGTTATTACTTTCACAGCTATTCTTACACGAGTTTTCGCACCTGAACTATTAAAGTTTTTCGTTAAAGATTTATCTGTAATTAAAATCGGTGACTCATTATTAAAAACACTTTCTCTTGTTATGCCTGTTCATGCTTTGGGAATTGTCTTTTCAAGAGGAATGCAAGGAGCCGGGGACGCAAAAACACCTTTTATAATTGCTGCATTAACAGGAGTAGGAGCTAGAGTGCCTCTGGCATACATTTTTACTTTCAGTATGGGGATGCAAAGTAAAGGTATTTGGTTAGCCATTGCAGTTACACAAGTTATCTCAGCTGTTATTCTGACTTATAAATTTAAAACTGTAGTGAGGAAAAGAGCCGAAAATATTAAAAATTACTAG
- a CDS encoding glycine betaine ABC transporter substrate-binding protein, producing the protein MKTKLGFMLVAVMIIGLLVIVACSEGEAEEVQEVKIPYVDWACASAKTHLVAGILEEMGYEVELTMADPGVVYTDLARGNQDFYVAAWLPVTHGSYYEEHGENLSDLGAIFEGARIGLVVPDYVDIDSIDELKEYIAEFDGEIIGIDSGAGIMEATENAQEAYESLEDYSLITSSDSGMTAELRRSIQNEDWVVVTGWTPHWKFAEWDLKFLDDPEGIYGEAEDIRVMARTDLEEDMPEVVELLENMFLTDEELGELMGMISESGDEAGSVKEWMEKYEDQVSQWIP; encoded by the coding sequence TTGAAAACAAAATTAGGTTTTATGTTAGTAGCTGTTATGATTATTGGCTTGTTGGTGATTGTAGCATGTAGTGAAGGTGAGGCAGAAGAAGTTCAAGAAGTTAAGATACCGTACGTAGACTGGGCTTGTGCTTCAGCTAAAACACATTTAGTAGCTGGTATCTTAGAAGAGATGGGATATGAAGTAGAATTAACTATGGCAGACCCTGGAGTAGTTTATACAGACCTAGCAAGAGGAAATCAAGATTTTTATGTAGCAGCCTGGTTACCAGTAACTCATGGTAGTTATTACGAGGAACATGGAGAGAACTTATCAGATTTAGGTGCTATCTTTGAAGGCGCAAGAATAGGGTTAGTTGTACCTGATTACGTTGACATCGACTCAATTGATGAATTGAAAGAATACATTGCTGAATTTGATGGTGAAATTATTGGAATTGATTCTGGCGCAGGAATTATGGAAGCTACAGAAAACGCCCAAGAAGCTTATGAGAGTCTAGAAGATTATTCACTCATTACCAGCAGTGATTCTGGAATGACAGCTGAACTAAGAAGATCTATTCAAAATGAAGATTGGGTTGTAGTTACAGGCTGGACACCTCACTGGAAATTTGCAGAATGGGATTTAAAATTCTTGGATGACCCAGAAGGTATTTACGGTGAAGCTGAAGATATTCGTGTCATGGCACGAACAGATCTAGAAGAGGATATGCCAGAAGTAGTTGAATTATTAGAAAATATGTTTTTAACTGATGAAGAATTAGGTGAACTAATGGGAATGATTTCTGAATCAGGTGATGAAGCAGGTTCAGTAAAAGAATGGATGGAAAAATACGAAGATCAAGTTTCACAGTGGATTCCCTAA
- a CDS encoding nitrilase-related carbon-nitrogen hydrolase, with translation MFQVAAIQMTPIMNDVDGNIKRGVHLAKNAIAEEADLIVFPELWTTGYHLSRESFRALAEKPDGKTVSTFQEIAKQGEVSIVCPFVEEAGDKIYIAAAVIDTEGETRGIVRKSLLWGREQQIFNAGVMEYPTFDSKVGKIGILICYEMEFPETSRLLALEGAEVIVCPSVWSMSAAHRWEIQLPARALDNTVFVLGVNTVGNNSCGKSKLLSPMGDVLAEASGRKEEILIRAIDKEALLWARDEVSYLEDYKTKLTPGGEEIPTPIW, from the coding sequence ATGTTCCAAGTAGCTGCTATTCAAATGACTCCCATTATGAATGATGTAGACGGAAATATAAAAAGAGGAGTACATTTGGCAAAAAATGCGATTGCAGAGGAAGCTGATTTAATCGTATTTCCAGAACTATGGACTACTGGATATCATCTTTCGAGAGAATCATTTCGTGCCTTGGCCGAAAAACCTGATGGTAAAACAGTATCAACTTTTCAAGAAATCGCCAAGCAGGGAGAAGTATCAATAGTATGTCCCTTCGTTGAGGAAGCAGGGGATAAAATTTATATAGCTGCTGCTGTAATAGATACAGAAGGGGAAACTAGAGGAATAGTCCGTAAAAGTTTACTTTGGGGAAGAGAACAACAAATATTTAATGCTGGTGTAATGGAGTATCCGACTTTCGACTCCAAAGTTGGCAAAATAGGTATCCTAATCTGTTATGAAATGGAATTCCCTGAAACAAGTCGTTTATTAGCACTAGAAGGGGCTGAAGTAATAGTTTGTCCGTCAGTATGGAGTATGTCTGCTGCCCATAGATGGGAAATTCAACTACCGGCAAGGGCTCTAGATAATACAGTTTTTGTCCTGGGTGTTAATACAGTAGGAAACAATAGCTGTGGTAAAAGTAAATTATTAAGCCCAATGGGAGATGTTTTGGCAGAAGCTTCCGGCAGAAAAGAAGAAATTTTAATAAGGGCTATCGACAAAGAAGCACTACTATGGGCGAGAGACGAAGTTTCTTATTTAGAAGATTACAAAACAAAGCTAACTCCCGGAGGAGAGGAAATACCCACTCCGATATGGTAG
- a CDS encoding ATP-grasp domain-containing protein: MTNFKKKKVLILCQESEVPIVEESLSQIEEYEVETETTEDIFLRGPEEYLKEMIDTINEDKSIFDGVIGTRDVTSVFANVICEMTGKPATSIESMINCQNKYISRTIQAKYIPNSTPDFWLDSNFLKEFPLVPPFFAKPVRANVSYSSKKCHAYDELRELIRSNTAQLSEYNQYYLDSLAVSSHLKNQLNLETYNRFICEEVIAGEQATVNGYIYNGEINLYGIVKAVFHEDKISFSHHEWPYENLSKEMEAQIQDTVSTLVKGLQLDNTFFNVELRIEEDLEKINIIEVNSRAAFQFAKMTEAIMGINYIQWLCDLAVGKQPRNIKEGENLTYKHCYNFELREFSDKEIVRVPMTSDLEQLKRMYPEVTIKNLVNANTRLSDYKQNLESYRYCILDIPGNSQKEVLEKYEEVTSQLGYEFRD, encoded by the coding sequence ATGACTAATTTTAAAAAAAAGAAAGTGTTGATTTTATGCCAGGAAAGTGAAGTACCTATTGTTGAGGAAAGTTTATCACAAATTGAAGAGTACGAAGTGGAGACAGAAACAACTGAAGATATATTTTTAAGGGGACCAGAAGAGTATTTAAAAGAAATGATAGATACAATCAATGAAGATAAGTCAATATTTGACGGTGTTATAGGAACCAGGGATGTAACTAGTGTTTTTGCCAATGTTATATGTGAGATGACAGGCAAACCTGCAACTTCCATAGAAAGTATGATAAATTGTCAAAACAAATATATATCAAGAACAATCCAAGCTAAATACATACCAAATAGTACGCCTGATTTTTGGCTGGATTCTAATTTTTTGAAAGAATTTCCATTAGTCCCTCCATTTTTTGCAAAGCCTGTTCGTGCAAATGTGTCCTATTCAAGTAAAAAATGTCATGCTTACGATGAATTGAGGGAATTAATCAGATCCAACACAGCACAATTATCAGAATATAATCAATACTATCTAGATTCTTTAGCAGTTTCTTCTCATTTAAAAAATCAGTTGAATCTTGAAACTTATAATAGATTCATCTGTGAAGAAGTTATCGCCGGTGAACAAGCCACAGTTAACGGTTATATTTATAACGGGGAGATAAACTTATACGGTATAGTAAAAGCTGTTTTTCATGAAGATAAAATCAGCTTTAGCCATCATGAATGGCCCTATGAAAATCTCTCAAAAGAAATGGAAGCACAAATCCAAGATACAGTATCGACACTTGTGAAGGGATTACAACTAGATAACACCTTCTTTAATGTAGAACTAAGAATAGAAGAAGATTTAGAAAAAATCAATATTATTGAGGTGAACAGTAGAGCAGCCTTTCAATTTGCGAAAATGACCGAAGCGATTATGGGAATTAATTATATTCAGTGGCTCTGTGATCTGGCAGTAGGAAAACAACCTCGAAATATTAAAGAAGGAGAGAATTTAACCTACAAACATTGTTACAATTTTGAACTGCGCGAATTTAGCGATAAAGAAATTGTCAGAGTCCCAATGACATCAGACTTAGAACAACTTAAAAGAATGTATCCTGAAGTTACAATAAAAAACCTTGTAAATGCTAACACCAGGCTTTCAGATTATAAACAGAACCTAGAAAGCTATAGATACTGTATTTTAGACATACCTGGCAATAGTCAAAAAGAAGTATTAGAAAAATATGAAGAGGTAACCAGCCAACTAGGCTATGAATTTAGAGATTAA